The following coding sequences lie in one Planctomycetia bacterium genomic window:
- a CDS encoding Hsp20/alpha crystallin family protein → MNGRRVLSQPLGQLRDEVDRLFNDFMGGLSQFPTPSFASRRGFPALNVWETPDAVFVEAELPGLDAKDLDIAVVGRDLTLKGARQSAADEEVTYHRRERTVGDFTRHLKLPTEVNADAVEASLREGVLQIKLPKAEAARPRKIAIHAG, encoded by the coding sequence ATGAACGGTCGACGTGTGCTTTCGCAGCCGCTCGGTCAACTCCGCGACGAAGTTGACCGCCTGTTTAACGATTTCATGGGAGGCCTGTCGCAATTCCCCACGCCTTCGTTTGCCAGCCGGCGCGGCTTTCCGGCGCTGAATGTCTGGGAAACGCCCGACGCCGTTTTTGTCGAGGCGGAATTGCCCGGCTTGGACGCCAAGGATCTCGATATCGCCGTCGTCGGACGCGACCTGACGCTCAAAGGCGCTCGGCAGAGCGCCGCTGACGAGGAAGTGACGTACCATCGACGCGAGCGCACCGTCGGGGATTTCACGCGGCATTTGAAACTGCCGACGGAAGTCAACGCCGACGCGGTCGAAGCTTCGCTGCGCGAAGGCGTGTTGCAAATCAAACTGCCCAAGGCCGAAGCCGCGCGCCCGCGGAAAATCGCCATTCACGCCGGCTGA
- a CDS encoding S8 family serine peptidase yields MRNSNGEALPAGAARQSVVRQLAVLLGAFVLAGNGARTAFALDESVRRVHGDESRTRLGDGTGIIVGVIDSGMDVTHPALAGWDSLGQPRLVAEANFVRTEPSQSADDVFGHGTSVAGVILSSDNVFTGLAPDARFINSRVLDSHNTFQSSDWIINGIGFAVANGADVLNLSLNLSSANSHGNSRLDLVADWVAYELQVPVAACVGNISQAANGNTSPRTPGAAFNVLSVGRTTRNFGYEYGRVDTDSAHGPTSDGRSKPDLVAPGNAITTLNDDWEVLMSDADDYRSQSGCSFATPHVTGLIAQQLEYGGTNGLSVSPLVVRSTLLNSAEKVYGRLGNSWQTGRVPDGEAWRIAEPLDRDSGAGQIDGAMLADQYQAGQFAPGAVPEIGWDLNVITGESALDYALPDLFSAGNHVAATLTWARHVRRIDLNGNELVDAADSFAVSAVLDNLDLTLLRDGVPIVTSGSLVDNVEHLFWRLDEPGAYSLRVSRLIVEGSGDDEPFSLAWRTFTPLPVPGDTNGDNRVDIADLNNVRNNFGSMGFHVLGDTYPFDGRVGIEDLNAIRNDFGFAAPYAYVPEPGTMSLLAVSITIWLAFSKSVCLPNRKSR; encoded by the coding sequence ATGAGGAATTCCAACGGCGAAGCACTCCCCGCGGGCGCTGCACGTCAGTCCGTTGTCCGACAGCTCGCGGTTCTGCTCGGCGCGTTCGTGCTCGCCGGCAATGGCGCCCGTACGGCCTTTGCGCTGGATGAGAGCGTCCGCCGCGTGCATGGCGACGAATCGCGCACGCGACTGGGCGATGGGACGGGCATTATCGTGGGCGTCATCGACTCCGGCATGGATGTCACGCATCCGGCGCTTGCCGGCTGGGACAGCTTAGGGCAACCGCGGCTGGTCGCCGAAGCGAATTTTGTCCGCACGGAACCATCGCAGTCGGCCGACGACGTCTTCGGCCATGGAACTTCTGTCGCGGGCGTCATCCTCAGTAGTGACAACGTGTTCACGGGACTTGCGCCCGACGCACGCTTCATCAATAGTCGGGTCTTGGATAGCCACAACACGTTTCAATCGAGCGATTGGATCATCAACGGGATCGGCTTTGCCGTCGCCAATGGCGCCGACGTGCTCAATCTGAGCCTAAACCTATCCAGCGCCAATTCGCATGGCAATTCACGGCTGGACCTCGTCGCCGATTGGGTCGCCTACGAGCTCCAGGTTCCGGTCGCGGCGTGCGTCGGAAATATCAGCCAGGCGGCGAACGGCAATACCTCGCCCCGGACCCCGGGCGCGGCCTTCAACGTGCTTTCCGTTGGTCGCACCACACGCAATTTCGGATATGAATATGGTCGCGTAGATACCGACAGCGCGCATGGCCCTACGTCCGACGGCCGCAGCAAGCCAGATCTCGTCGCGCCTGGCAATGCCATCACGACGTTGAACGACGATTGGGAAGTGCTGATGAGCGACGCCGACGACTATCGCAGCCAGTCTGGCTGCAGTTTCGCCACGCCGCATGTCACTGGTTTGATTGCCCAACAATTGGAGTACGGCGGCACGAACGGACTGAGCGTCAGTCCCTTGGTGGTCCGCAGCACGTTGCTGAACAGCGCCGAAAAAGTTTACGGACGCCTAGGAAATTCCTGGCAAACGGGGCGTGTGCCAGACGGCGAGGCATGGCGCATTGCCGAGCCGCTCGACCGCGACAGCGGCGCCGGACAAATCGACGGCGCCATGCTGGCGGATCAATACCAGGCGGGGCAATTCGCGCCTGGCGCAGTGCCGGAGATCGGCTGGGATTTGAACGTCATCACCGGCGAAAGCGCTTTAGACTACGCTTTGCCCGATTTATTTTCCGCCGGTAACCACGTCGCTGCGACATTGACCTGGGCGCGTCACGTGCGACGAATCGACCTGAACGGCAACGAATTGGTCGACGCCGCGGATTCCTTTGCTGTGTCCGCGGTGCTCGACAATCTGGATCTCACGTTGTTGCGCGACGGCGTTCCGATCGTCACATCGGGCAGCCTTGTGGACAATGTCGAGCACCTGTTTTGGCGTCTCGACGAACCGGGCGCGTATTCACTCCGCGTGTCGCGCCTGATCGTCGAAGGATCCGGCGACGACGAGCCTTTCTCCTTGGCATGGCGTACGTTCACCCCATTGCCGGTCCCGGGCGACACCAATGGCGACAATCGGGTCGATATCGCCGACCTGAACAACGTCCGCAACAATTTTGGAAGCATGGGGTTTCATGTCTTGGGCGATACCTATCCGTTCGACGGTCGCGTGGGGATCGAAGACCTGAATGCCATCCGCAACGACTTCGGTTTCGCGGCGCCGTATGCCTATGTGCCGGAACCGGGCACGATGTCTCTTCTGGCTGTCTCCATCACAATCTGGCTCGCCTTTTCCAAGTCGGTTTGCCTGCCAAACCGAAAGTCTCGCTAG
- a CDS encoding HAD family phosphatase, which yields MPARTPRFLYFDLGNVLLHFDHALASRQMAAVAGVAPERIWEVVYETGLFLRRETRELSDEAYYELICQQIGCRPDSVALEHAGCDIFRSNLTMIPVISQLKAAGQRLGMLSNTCSAHFKFFASGRFQMIPEAFEVVVTSFDEGVMKPDRRIYEIAAARAGVSPEEIFFADDMPANVEGARAAGIDAVQYTDTPALLRDLRARGLRFND from the coding sequence ATGCCCGCCCGGACGCCACGTTTTCTTTATTTTGACCTCGGCAATGTGTTGTTGCACTTCGACCATGCGCTGGCATCACGGCAAATGGCCGCGGTCGCGGGCGTCGCGCCGGAGCGCATCTGGGAAGTGGTTTACGAAACTGGTTTGTTTCTGCGTCGCGAAACGCGTGAGCTCTCCGACGAGGCGTATTACGAACTGATTTGCCAACAGATCGGTTGCCGCCCGGATTCGGTCGCGCTCGAACATGCCGGTTGCGACATCTTCCGCAGCAATCTGACGATGATCCCGGTGATCTCCCAGCTCAAGGCAGCCGGACAACGGCTAGGCATGTTGTCCAATACGTGCAGCGCTCATTTCAAGTTCTTTGCTTCCGGGCGATTTCAGATGATTCCTGAAGCCTTCGAAGTGGTCGTCACAAGCTTCGACGAGGGCGTGATGAAGCCCGATCGCCGCATCTATGAGATCGCCGCCGCCCGCGCGGGCGTCTCGCCCGAGGAGATATTCTTCGCTGACGACATGCCGGCCAATGTGGAGGGCGCCCGCGCCGCGGGCATCGATGCGGTGCAGTACACGGACACGCCGGCGCTCCTGCGCGATCTCCGGGCGCGTGGACTTAGGTTCAACGACTAA
- a CDS encoding hydrolase — MNPPDALPRSPELMSRHDTGLLVVDVQEKLIRLIPGHERIVFNIRRLLDGAKILGVPATGTEQYPQGLGPTVAELAGRLGKIPGKVAFSCGECPTALQEWSERGIRKLLVVGIETHVCIQQTVLDLIAAGYRVYVAVDAVGARGAIDHDTGLRRLELAGATLTTVEAALFEWCERAGSPEFKQISALVKEPLS, encoded by the coding sequence ATGAATCCCCCTGATGCATTGCCGCGCAGCCCGGAGTTAATGTCCCGCCACGATACGGGGTTGCTGGTCGTTGATGTGCAGGAAAAACTGATTCGCCTGATCCCCGGACACGAGCGCATCGTGTTCAATATTCGCCGCTTGCTCGACGGCGCAAAGATTCTTGGCGTGCCGGCCACGGGCACCGAGCAATATCCGCAAGGCTTGGGACCAACCGTCGCCGAACTGGCCGGCCGCCTGGGAAAAATCCCCGGCAAAGTCGCCTTCAGTTGCGGCGAATGCCCGACAGCGCTCCAAGAATGGTCGGAGCGCGGCATTCGCAAGTTGCTGGTCGTGGGCATTGAGACCCACGTTTGCATTCAGCAAACAGTGCTGGACTTGATCGCCGCCGGATACCGCGTGTACGTGGCCGTCGACGCCGTCGGCGCGCGGGGGGCGATCGATCATGACACCGGGTTGCGACGCCTGGAACTTGCCGGCGCTACGCTCACCACGGTCGAAGCGGCGCTGTTCGAGTGGTGCGAGCGCGCCGGCAGCCCGGAGTTCAAACAAATCAGCGCGCTAGTGAAAGAGCCACTGAGTTAA
- a CDS encoding alanine--glyoxylate aminotransferase family protein has translation MSQLPLPLNPPVRTLMGPGPSAIHPRVLAALSAPTVGHLDPYYLQLMNEMQDMLRQVFRTENPLTMAVSATGSAGMESAVVNLIEPGDRMVVCVNGVFGARMADVAGRAGAQVTRIDRPWGQVFSPDDLKDTLAKAKPKVVGIVMAETSTGAWQPIPEIAKLVHDSGAMLIVDAVTALGGVPIEVDAWNIDVIYSGSQKCLSCPPGLAPISFNPRAMETILARKTKVQSWYLDVTMLAQYWGSERVYHHTAPINMTYGLHEALRLVLEEGLDASFARHALQHRALKAGLAAIGIRYAAQEGHQLPQLNAVFVPEGVNDAAVRNGLLNRFGIEIGGGLGDFKGKAWRIGLMGYGARSANVLLFLAALEQLLAEQGYKFDHGASIAAANAVYAG, from the coding sequence ATGTCGCAATTGCCACTGCCGCTGAATCCACCTGTCCGAACACTCATGGGCCCCGGGCCCAGCGCGATTCACCCGCGCGTCTTGGCCGCTCTCTCCGCGCCCACGGTCGGCCACCTCGATCCGTACTACCTGCAACTCATGAACGAGATGCAGGACATGCTGCGGCAGGTGTTTCGCACTGAGAACCCGTTGACGATGGCGGTTAGCGCCACCGGTTCGGCCGGCATGGAAAGCGCCGTCGTCAACCTGATCGAGCCGGGCGATCGCATGGTCGTTTGCGTCAACGGCGTGTTCGGCGCGCGGATGGCGGACGTTGCCGGCCGAGCCGGCGCCCAGGTGACACGAATCGACCGGCCGTGGGGCCAGGTATTCTCCCCGGACGACTTGAAAGACACGCTCGCCAAGGCCAAGCCGAAAGTGGTCGGCATCGTGATGGCGGAGACCTCGACCGGCGCGTGGCAGCCGATTCCGGAAATCGCCAAGCTCGTCCACGACTCAGGCGCGATGCTGATCGTCGACGCCGTCACGGCGCTCGGCGGCGTGCCGATTGAAGTCGACGCCTGGAACATCGACGTCATCTATTCCGGCAGCCAGAAGTGCCTGAGCTGCCCGCCGGGGTTGGCGCCGATCTCGTTCAATCCGCGGGCGATGGAAACGATCCTGGCCCGAAAAACGAAAGTGCAGAGCTGGTACCTCGACGTGACGATGCTTGCGCAATACTGGGGAAGCGAGCGGGTCTACCACCACACCGCGCCGATCAACATGACCTACGGCCTGCATGAGGCGTTGCGACTGGTCCTGGAGGAAGGGCTCGACGCGAGTTTCGCGCGGCATGCGCTGCAGCATCGCGCGCTCAAGGCCGGGCTGGCGGCGATTGGCATTCGCTATGCCGCGCAAGAAGGGCATCAACTTCCGCAATTGAACGCCGTGTTTGTGCCCGAGGGCGTCAATGACGCCGCGGTTCGAAACGGGCTCTTGAATCGCTTCGGCATTGAAATCGGCGGCGGCCTCGGCGATTTCAAAGGCAAGGCCTGGCGCATCGGATTGATGGGCTATGGGGCGCGGAGCGCGAACGTGCTGCTGTTCCTCGCAGCGCTGGAGCAATTGCTCGCGGAACAAGGATACAAGTTCGACCACGGCGCCTCGATCGCGGCGGCGAACGCGGTCTACGCGGGTTGA
- the hpnE gene encoding hydroxysqualene dehydroxylase HpnE, which translates to MNDSTLRVAIVGGGLAGLAAAVALLEAGCAVELFEARRQLGGRAASFEDGDAGQQVDYCQHVSMGCCTQLAHFCRTTQVDELFREDDTLHFIGPDGKRFDFSATAGLPAPLHLLPGLLRLDFLSFPDRLHAARLLMRLAAWEPGNGALEPTVAAWLAGNHASLELTRRFFATVLVSALGETLENAALGPARQVFLDGFMRSAAAWKLRVPRVPLREIFDARVGAWLCSRDVTIHRSVPIRQVRVEDKRFTALEFGDASPRVFDACVVAVPWRRLAQLLPAEIAAAWPALALAKELLPSPITSAHLWFDRPITELPHAVLIDRLCQWVFQHRSETVPDSAAPHNYVQVVISGSHELAQRSRDDVRRQILDDLHAVFPDSRTATLLESRLVTDPQAVFSVRPGSEKHRLPAITPIDGLYLAGDWTQTGWPATMEGAVRSGYLAAAAMLRAAGREPRPLIGDLPPSWLARLLFTFDRPNAARLPANKT; encoded by the coding sequence ATGAACGACTCGACTCTACGTGTGGCGATCGTCGGCGGCGGGCTCGCCGGACTGGCTGCCGCCGTCGCTTTGCTGGAAGCTGGCTGCGCGGTCGAACTCTTCGAGGCCCGACGACAACTCGGCGGGCGCGCGGCGTCGTTCGAAGATGGCGACGCTGGTCAGCAAGTCGACTACTGCCAGCACGTCAGCATGGGCTGTTGCACGCAGTTAGCACATTTTTGCCGAACCACACAGGTCGACGAACTGTTCCGCGAAGACGACACGCTGCATTTCATTGGCCCGGATGGAAAGCGCTTCGATTTCTCGGCGACTGCCGGCCTGCCCGCGCCGTTACATTTGTTGCCGGGCTTGCTGCGTTTGGATTTTCTTTCCTTCCCGGATCGCCTGCATGCCGCGCGTCTGCTGATGCGGCTGGCGGCCTGGGAACCCGGCAATGGCGCGTTGGAACCGACCGTGGCTGCGTGGCTGGCCGGGAATCACGCGTCGCTGGAACTGACGCGACGTTTTTTCGCCACGGTCCTGGTCAGCGCCCTCGGCGAGACCTTGGAGAACGCGGCGCTCGGCCCGGCGCGGCAAGTCTTTCTCGATGGTTTTATGCGCTCCGCCGCGGCCTGGAAACTCCGTGTCCCACGCGTCCCGCTCCGGGAAATCTTTGATGCCCGCGTAGGAGCCTGGCTCTGTTCGCGCGACGTAACAATTCATCGCTCCGTGCCGATCAGGCAAGTGCGCGTGGAAGATAAGCGATTCACGGCGCTCGAATTCGGCGACGCCTCGCCGCGCGTTTTCGATGCCTGCGTCGTAGCGGTTCCGTGGCGTCGGCTCGCGCAATTGCTTCCGGCGGAAATCGCCGCCGCTTGGCCCGCTCTCGCATTGGCGAAGGAGTTACTGCCATCACCAATCACCAGCGCACATCTGTGGTTCGACCGCCCCATCACCGAATTGCCGCACGCCGTGCTCATCGATCGCTTGTGTCAGTGGGTTTTTCAGCATCGCAGCGAGACCGTCCCCGATAGCGCCGCGCCGCACAATTATGTTCAGGTGGTGATCAGCGGTTCGCATGAACTTGCTCAGCGCAGCAGGGACGACGTACGACGACAGATTCTCGACGACCTGCATGCCGTGTTTCCGGACAGTCGCACGGCGACGTTGCTCGAAAGCCGACTCGTGACTGATCCGCAGGCGGTCTTTTCCGTGCGGCCGGGCTCGGAAAAGCATCGTCTGCCCGCGATCACGCCCATCGACGGACTCTATCTGGCCGGCGACTGGACGCAAACCGGCTGGCCAGCCACGATGGAAGGCGCGGTCCGGAGCGGTTACTTGGCGGCGGCGGCAATGTTACGCGCCGCCGGTCGCGAGCCTCGTCCCCTCATCGGAGATTTGCCGCCCTCTTGGTTGGCACGGCTGCTGTTCACATTCGATCGTCCGAACGCCGCACGACTTCCCGCGAACAAAACATGA
- a CDS encoding phytoene/squalene synthase family protein has product MSPIEAPATLAASYAYCRNVTRRAGSSFYYPLWLLPKAKRRAMYALYAFCRIADDIGDGPGSSEERRERLDVYRQSLRHGTPATPELPALFDTLDRYAIPRLRLEEILDGVAMDLTPKRYQTWTELQQYCYLVAGAVGLACLAIWGGDRPEAQSAAIRCGEAFQLTNILRDLREDAAQGRVYLPQDDLAAAGCTEQNLLAGALNDNLLRLVQSQTERAREAFVDAAALQRWLPDDSRAVYSAMWRTYRELLHEIERRQGDVFSRRIRLGRARRLWIAASALRNQPLMESLAQ; this is encoded by the coding sequence ATGTCGCCCATTGAAGCCCCAGCCACGCTTGCCGCCAGCTACGCTTATTGCCGTAACGTGACGCGCCGCGCCGGTTCGAGCTTTTACTATCCGTTGTGGCTGTTGCCAAAAGCAAAACGTCGCGCGATGTACGCGCTGTATGCTTTTTGTCGCATTGCGGACGACATCGGCGACGGCCCCGGCAGCAGCGAAGAACGGCGGGAGCGGCTCGACGTCTATCGGCAATCACTGCGTCACGGCACGCCAGCGACACCGGAATTACCGGCGCTTTTCGATACGCTGGATCGTTACGCCATTCCTCGTCTGCGCTTGGAAGAAATCCTCGACGGCGTCGCGATGGACCTCACGCCAAAACGTTATCAAACGTGGACCGAGTTGCAGCAATACTGCTATCTTGTCGCCGGCGCGGTCGGGCTGGCTTGCCTGGCGATCTGGGGCGGCGATCGGCCCGAGGCGCAGTCCGCCGCCATTCGCTGCGGCGAAGCGTTTCAACTCACCAACATTCTGCGCGACCTGCGCGAAGACGCTGCGCAAGGACGCGTGTATCTCCCGCAAGATGATCTCGCCGCCGCCGGTTGTACTGAGCAAAACTTGCTGGCTGGCGCACTAAACGACAACTTGTTGCGCCTGGTGCAATCGCAGACGGAACGCGCCCGCGAGGCGTTCGTCGATGCGGCGGCGCTCCAGCGCTGGTTACCGGACGACAGCCGCGCCGTCTACAGCGCGATGTGGCGGACCTATCGAGAGTTGTTGCACGAGATCGAGCGCCGGCAAGGCGATGTCTTTTCCCGACGCATCCGCCTCGGCCGCGCGCGACGATTGTGGATCGCCGCGTCCGCACTTCGCAACCAACCTCTAATGGAGTCGCTCGCGCAATGA
- the hpnC gene encoding squalene synthase HpnC translates to MIAHSLNVDETVRRQPNAAFARELARFGPDAPSSPAPGFAEASAYCRQLAQAHYENFTVASWLLPRALRPHFHHIYAYCRWADDLADETCSSDESILLLNWWEQQLDACFAATAHHPVFVALTPTIQEFAIPKGPFADLLKAFRQDQWVGEYHSFPQLLEYCQHSANPVGRLVLHLGRCHDAERGALSDSICTGLQLANFWQDVARDCAQGRFYLPRDDRERFGYTDDAYRGRQCNPAFAKLMEFEVSRAEQFLRAGFPLLDLVPRWLRMDVSLFIRGGLAILAAIREERYNVWQCRPTLSKWRTARLFLDAAFNTKV, encoded by the coding sequence ATGATAGCCCACTCGCTTAACGTCGACGAGACGGTTCGGCGGCAGCCGAATGCCGCTTTCGCGCGGGAACTTGCCCGTTTCGGTCCCGATGCGCCGTCCAGCCCAGCGCCAGGTTTCGCCGAGGCCAGCGCGTATTGTCGGCAATTGGCACAGGCGCACTACGAGAATTTCACCGTCGCCAGTTGGTTGCTGCCCCGCGCGCTCCGGCCGCATTTCCACCACATCTACGCTTATTGCCGCTGGGCGGACGACCTGGCGGATGAAACTTGCTCCTCAGACGAGAGCATTCTCTTGTTGAACTGGTGGGAGCAACAGCTCGACGCGTGCTTTGCAGCAACCGCGCATCACCCGGTATTCGTGGCGCTCACACCGACCATCCAAGAGTTCGCCATTCCGAAAGGACCGTTCGCGGACCTGCTCAAGGCCTTCCGGCAGGACCAGTGGGTCGGCGAGTACCACAGTTTTCCGCAGTTGCTGGAATACTGCCAACACTCAGCGAACCCCGTCGGCCGCCTCGTCCTGCACCTTGGCCGCTGCCACGATGCGGAGCGCGGCGCACTCAGCGATTCTATTTGCACCGGCTTGCAACTGGCGAATTTCTGGCAGGACGTGGCGCGAGACTGCGCGCAGGGACGTTTCTATCTGCCGCGAGACGATCGCGAACGCTTCGGATACACGGACGACGCCTATCGCGGACGGCAATGCAACCCGGCCTTCGCCAAGTTGATGGAATTCGAAGTGTCCCGCGCGGAGCAATTCCTTCGCGCCGGGTTTCCGCTGCTGGATCTCGTCCCGCGCTGGTTGCGAATGGACGTGAGCCTGTTCATCCGCGGCGGCCTGGCAATCCTGGCGGCCATTCGCGAAGAGCGATACAACGTGTGGCAATGCCGACCCACGTTGAGCAAATGGCGCACAGCCAGGCTGTTCCTCGATGCGGCGTTCAATACGAAGGTTTAG
- the ispH gene encoding 4-hydroxy-3-methylbut-2-enyl diphosphate reductase yields the protein MKILLAGPRGFCAGVNMAIESLELAVRLYGTPLYVYHEIVHNQYVVERFRREGVVFVDHLHEVPVGATLMYSAHGVSPEVREASAARGLRTIDATCPLVTKVHLEAIRYAESGYTILLIGHAGHDEVIGTMGEAPNSMILVESPEDVDRLEVPNPGKLAYLTQTTLSVDDANRIIDRLREKFPQISNPPKDDICYATQNRQEAVRQLSEEANVVLVLGSQNSSNSQRLAELARESGRRAYLIDGSRDIQLDWFQPDDTVLVTAGASAPELVVEDCVEFLRKRFNATVESRTIREEEVHFPLPRELREVVKAGAG from the coding sequence ATGAAGATCCTTTTGGCCGGTCCGCGTGGTTTTTGTGCCGGCGTAAATATGGCGATTGAGAGCCTGGAGCTGGCCGTGCGGCTCTACGGCACGCCGTTGTACGTCTATCACGAGATCGTCCACAACCAGTATGTCGTGGAACGCTTCCGCCGCGAAGGCGTGGTGTTCGTCGACCATCTGCACGAAGTTCCGGTCGGCGCGACGTTGATGTACTCCGCCCACGGCGTCTCGCCCGAGGTGCGCGAGGCCTCCGCAGCGCGGGGCCTGCGGACGATCGACGCCACCTGCCCGTTGGTCACCAAAGTGCATCTCGAGGCGATCCGCTACGCCGAGTCGGGCTACACGATTCTGCTGATCGGCCACGCCGGGCATGACGAGGTGATCGGCACCATGGGCGAGGCGCCGAACTCGATGATTCTGGTGGAATCGCCCGAGGACGTCGACCGGCTCGAAGTGCCGAACCCCGGCAAGCTGGCGTATCTCACGCAAACGACGCTTTCGGTCGACGACGCGAACCGGATCATCGACCGGCTTCGCGAAAAATTCCCGCAGATCTCCAACCCGCCCAAGGACGACATCTGTTACGCCACGCAGAATCGCCAGGAAGCAGTGCGGCAGTTGAGCGAAGAAGCCAACGTCGTGCTGGTGTTGGGCAGCCAGAACAGCTCCAACAGTCAGCGTCTGGCGGAGTTGGCTCGAGAAAGCGGTCGCCGGGCTTACCTGATCGATGGCTCGCGCGATATTCAGCTCGATTGGTTCCAGCCGGACGACACGGTCCTGGTGACCGCAGGGGCCAGCGCGCCGGAGTTGGTTGTGGAGGACTGCGTGGAGTTCCTCCGCAAGCGCTTCAACGCGACGGTGGAATCACGCACGATCCGCGAGGAGGAAGTTCACTTCCCGCTGCCGCGCGAGTTGCGCGAGGTGGTGAAGGCCGGAGCGGGGTAG